A region from the Aegilops tauschii subsp. strangulata cultivar AL8/78 chromosome 5, Aet v6.0, whole genome shotgun sequence genome encodes:
- the LOC141023122 gene encoding uncharacterized protein has protein sequence MWGFEHFSASPRSAGQMIDFRDVLEVCGLGDLGFAGLPYTYDNKRAGRPNVKVRLDRAVATNDWRDVFAHGTVEHLVVSTSDHFPILLRCSQEEPVQRSGRRFRQYEVMWEREPVLPEIFPTRR, from the exons ATGTGGGGCTTCGAACACTTCTCGGCGTCGCCAAGATCCGCTGGTCAGATGATTGATTTCCGTGATGTGCTTGAGGTATGTGGACTTGGTGATCTGGGTTTTGCGGGACTCCCTTACACATATGATAACAAACGCGCTGGGCGCCCCAACGTCAAGGTTCGGCTGGACCGGGCGGTTGCGACCAATGATTGGCGGGATGTTTTTGCACACGGCACGGTGGAGCACCTGGTGGTGAGCACGTCGGATCACTTCCCCATCCTACTCCGGTGCTCACAGGAGGAGCCGGTCCAGCGCAGCGGGCGAAGATTTCGCCAGTATGAAGTGATGTGGGAGCGGGAGCCGGTGCTCCCGGAG ATTTTTCCGACAAGGAGATAG